From Algoriphagus sp. NG3, the proteins below share one genomic window:
- a CDS encoding TolC family protein, which produces MLKKTINICLVSVAMALAVTACKTPELLQKRINNDVPESYTDSPQDTTNTASEVKWQDYFADPYLKALIDTALSNNQELNITLQEIQIAQNEVRVRKGEILPSVNIGAAAAVDKVGRYTSQGANDANTDIKPGKEMPEPLQDYMLGAYATWEVDIWHKLRNAKKAAMSRYLGSVEGKNFMVTNLVSEIANSYYELLALDNELAIVKQNIEIQNNALEIVKYQKDAARVTELAVRRFQAQVLNTQSLQYGIQQDIIEVENRINFLVGRFPQRVERNSEAFAELIPETIQAGIPSQLLANRPDIRQAELELAASKIDISVAKADFYPSLAITAGLGFNAFNPSYIFTSPQSLIYSAAGELVAPLINRNAIKAKYLTANAKQIQAIYDYERTILNAYIEVANQLSNIQNLDHTYELKSKEVQALTSSVDISNELFKSARADYMEVLLTQRDALESKFELIETKMKQMNAKVNIYQALGGGWK; this is translated from the coding sequence ATGCTTAAGAAAACAATAAATATATGTCTAGTGTCAGTGGCAATGGCTTTAGCTGTGACTGCTTGCAAAACTCCTGAGTTACTACAGAAGCGCATAAATAACGATGTACCCGAAAGCTATACAGATAGCCCTCAGGACACAACAAATACTGCGTCAGAAGTGAAGTGGCAAGACTATTTTGCCGACCCATACCTAAAGGCGCTGATCGACACTGCGCTGAGCAACAATCAGGAACTGAATATCACCTTGCAGGAAATTCAGATCGCCCAAAACGAAGTTAGGGTCAGAAAGGGAGAGATCCTTCCATCGGTAAACATAGGCGCAGCGGCCGCAGTAGACAAAGTAGGCAGGTATACCAGCCAAGGTGCAAATGATGCCAATACGGATATCAAGCCCGGCAAAGAAATGCCTGAACCACTTCAAGACTACATGCTTGGTGCATATGCTACTTGGGAAGTTGATATTTGGCATAAACTCCGAAACGCCAAAAAGGCTGCAATGAGCCGATATTTAGGCAGTGTGGAAGGCAAAAACTTCATGGTGACTAACTTGGTCTCTGAGATCGCCAATTCTTATTACGAACTGTTGGCACTCGACAATGAGCTGGCTATTGTAAAGCAGAATATTGAGATTCAGAATAATGCCCTGGAGATTGTAAAATATCAGAAAGATGCAGCCCGGGTGACAGAGTTGGCGGTGCGAAGGTTTCAAGCACAGGTGTTGAATACACAAAGCCTGCAATATGGTATTCAACAAGATATCATAGAAGTCGAGAATCGAATCAACTTTCTGGTAGGTAGATTTCCGCAGCGGGTGGAGAGAAATTCAGAAGCATTTGCAGAACTGATTCCTGAGACAATTCAGGCGGGTATCCCTTCCCAACTGTTGGCAAACCGACCTGATATCAGGCAGGCTGAACTCGAATTGGCAGCTTCTAAAATTGACATATCAGTGGCAAAAGCTGACTTCTATCCTTCGCTGGCTATCACGGCAGGGCTAGGTTTTAATGCCTTCAACCCTAGCTATATATTCACCTCTCCCCAGTCTCTGATTTATTCTGCTGCCGGTGAACTGGTAGCTCCACTGATCAATAGAAACGCTATTAAAGCAAAATATCTGACAGCAAATGCCAAGCAGATTCAGGCTATTTATGACTATGAAAGAACCATCTTGAATGCCTACATAGAAGTAGCCAATCAACTCTCCAATATTCAGAATCTGGATCACACGTATGAGCTGAAGTCAAAGGAAGTTCAGGCACTAACTTCTTCAGTTGATATTTCCAATGAACTATTCAAGTCTGCAAGAGCGGACTACATGGAAGTGTTGCTAACACAGAGAGACGCACTGGAATCCAAATTCGAATTGATCGAGACCAAAATGAAGCAAATGAATGCCAAGGTAAATATATACCAAGCCCTTGGCGGTGGTTGGAAATAA
- a CDS encoding ABC transporter ATP-binding protein, with the protein MIQVIDLKKQYKEAVVLDVANLTIPKSECFGLVGNNGAGKTTLFRIMLDLVRASQGKVEIDSRDVSKSEEWKKSTGAYLDEHMLLSYLTADEYFQTLRKIYGLSEADLQLHLSKFTELFNDEIVGKKKYIRDLSKGNLKKVGIAAALMGNPEVVFLDEPFENLDPSSQIRLKKLILQEKENSQVTFLISSHDLNHVTEICDRIVLLEKGKIINDLKDKSAMLAELDAYFTG; encoded by the coding sequence ATGATCCAAGTTATTGATCTCAAAAAACAATATAAAGAAGCCGTTGTCCTCGATGTGGCCAATCTAACCATTCCCAAATCTGAGTGCTTTGGATTGGTAGGGAATAATGGCGCTGGGAAAACAACTTTGTTTAGAATTATGCTTGATCTTGTGAGAGCCTCGCAGGGAAAGGTGGAAATAGACTCTCGGGATGTGAGTAAATCCGAAGAGTGGAAGAAAAGCACCGGGGCGTACTTGGACGAGCACATGCTCCTGTCTTACCTGACTGCCGATGAATATTTCCAGACGCTTCGCAAAATCTATGGCCTATCCGAGGCTGATTTGCAACTTCACCTGAGCAAGTTTACAGAGCTGTTCAATGATGAGATCGTGGGGAAAAAGAAATATATCCGTGATCTATCGAAAGGTAATTTGAAGAAAGTGGGGATTGCGGCTGCACTGATGGGAAATCCTGAGGTAGTATTTCTCGATGAGCCATTCGAGAATCTGGATCCCAGCTCTCAGATCCGATTGAAGAAGCTGATCCTTCAGGAAAAGGAGAATTCTCAGGTTACCTTCTTAATATCCAGCCACGATTTGAACCATGTGACGGAGATCTGTGATCGAATTGTCTTGCTTGAGAAAGGTAAAATCATCAATGACCTGAAAGATAAATCTGCAATGCTGGCTGAACTGGATGCTTATTTTACTGGCTAA
- a CDS encoding DUF5687 family protein — translation MLFELIRLELLKSFRSTAFAKSLMVAIFLGFLAIMLLGYLLMAGIFLSKILAELAEGQDPIQVLNAGLIFFFLVEFMYRYFLQQLPVIELESLLHLPISKKKIMHMLLGRSFFSPLSIIALVLFTPFAFTGIATEYGISGAVSWLGTVVFISWSLHWFMLWFKQRFEDSLIGVVIVFIILLLCGGSTYMGWFNLGELVAPFFTFAMSSFLPLAVMLVVCLVGYYLAFSYYLNNAYLEDLAKEEEARFVNQSVGFFSRFGMAGELANLEWKLIIRHKKSRTFLMLSAFFLLYGMIFYNNPQYNDSGDGSFSFIFIFVGVFITGIFMIQYGQLFLSWNSGYFDFFLNRKDGVKNLVRGKYLLLLSISLLCFLLSIPYVYFGWKFLLIHLATFLFNAGILIHLIIYLAIWKPKPMDLNKGAMFNYEGVGAAQFLMIIPMMVAPYVIYVPFALLFNSYVGLLALGTIGVVGILFFNKLSTINVNRVLKNRYEISSSFRQEL, via the coding sequence ATGTTATTTGAACTGATTCGTCTGGAACTCCTAAAAAGTTTCCGATCTACGGCATTTGCCAAAAGCCTGATGGTGGCTATTTTTCTCGGTTTTCTGGCAATTATGTTGTTGGGATATCTGTTGATGGCCGGGATTTTTCTGAGCAAAATTTTGGCTGAACTTGCCGAGGGCCAAGACCCTATTCAGGTGCTGAACGCAGGTTTGATTTTCTTCTTTTTGGTGGAGTTTATGTATAGATATTTTCTACAGCAACTTCCTGTGATTGAGCTGGAAAGTCTCTTGCACCTGCCGATTTCAAAGAAAAAAATCATGCATATGCTGCTGGGAAGGTCGTTTTTCTCCCCACTAAGTATTATAGCTTTGGTGCTTTTTACACCGTTTGCGTTTACAGGAATAGCTACTGAGTACGGTATTTCAGGTGCAGTGTCTTGGCTGGGAACGGTGGTGTTTATCAGTTGGTCTTTGCATTGGTTTATGCTTTGGTTCAAACAGCGTTTTGAGGACAGTCTGATCGGTGTGGTGATTGTATTTATCATCCTTCTGTTGTGTGGAGGATCAACTTACATGGGTTGGTTCAATCTGGGTGAACTGGTAGCTCCGTTTTTCACATTTGCCATGAGTAGTTTTCTTCCCTTGGCTGTGATGCTGGTTGTTTGCTTAGTGGGATATTATCTCGCTTTCTCTTATTATCTGAACAATGCTTATCTGGAGGATTTGGCAAAAGAGGAAGAAGCACGTTTCGTAAACCAATCGGTAGGCTTCTTTTCTAGATTTGGAATGGCAGGCGAGCTTGCCAATCTGGAATGGAAGCTGATCATACGGCACAAAAAGAGCAGGACTTTCTTGATGCTGAGTGCATTCTTTTTGCTGTACGGGATGATTTTCTATAATAATCCTCAGTATAATGACTCTGGAGACGGTAGCTTTAGTTTTATTTTCATATTTGTAGGAGTATTTATCACAGGGATATTTATGATCCAGTATGGGCAGCTGTTCCTTAGTTGGAATTCAGGTTATTTTGATTTTTTCCTTAATCGAAAGGACGGGGTAAAAAATCTGGTAAGAGGGAAATACCTGCTGCTACTATCGATCTCCTTATTATGCTTTTTGCTGTCTATACCTTACGTCTATTTTGGATGGAAATTCTTATTGATCCACTTGGCCACCTTCCTGTTCAATGCGGGTATTCTGATTCATTTGATTATCTATCTGGCTATTTGGAAGCCAAAACCAATGGATCTGAATAAGGGAGCAATGTTCAATTACGAAGGGGTGGGAGCAGCTCAGTTTCTGATGATTATCCCTATGATGGTGGCTCCCTACGTGATATATGTTCCTTTTGCACTGCTTTTCAATTCCTATGTGGGACTGCTGGCTCTGGGTACCATAGGCGTGGTGGGAATCTTATTCTTCAACAAGCTTTCAACTATTAATGTAAATCGGGTATTGAAAAACCGATACGAAATTTCATCTTCATTCCGTCAAGAGTTATGA
- a CDS encoding ABC transporter ATP-binding protein, with the protein MAKASIIGKNLSLGYSKGKERKEILHGVDFELFPKELTCLLGPNGVGKSTLVKAILGQLQPFQGEVLLNGTPILSYTKEILAKELSVVLTEPFLPGNMTVGQLVAMGRIPHTNWTGKLTDGDRKVVENALEATKIEYLRDERLSEISDGQRQKALIARALAQDGKVMVLDEPTAHLDLVNRYEIMHLLREISKSQVKSILVVTHDLEIALETADRFWLLNCGTPLISGLPEDLVISGQINQLLPGENFRFSVAKGRIESKREELKFEISGSSELATWISKALEKAGIKELTEAIDVNSDPFYLKYMGKEFQSVEGFLDFLSHD; encoded by the coding sequence ATGGCAAAAGCATCAATCATCGGCAAAAACCTAAGCCTGGGATACAGCAAGGGAAAAGAGAGAAAGGAGATTCTTCATGGAGTGGATTTTGAGCTTTTTCCCAAAGAGTTGACCTGTTTACTTGGTCCAAATGGTGTTGGGAAATCAACTTTGGTCAAAGCTATTTTGGGACAGTTGCAGCCATTCCAAGGGGAAGTGCTGCTGAATGGAACACCTATTTTGTCCTACACTAAGGAAATCTTGGCCAAAGAGCTGTCGGTCGTACTGACGGAGCCCTTTCTTCCCGGTAATATGACAGTGGGACAATTGGTGGCGATGGGGCGGATTCCGCATACAAATTGGACGGGAAAGCTGACAGACGGTGATCGAAAAGTAGTCGAAAATGCGCTTGAGGCTACGAAAATTGAATATCTGCGTGATGAGAGACTTTCCGAAATAAGTGATGGTCAGCGGCAGAAAGCATTGATCGCAAGGGCTCTGGCTCAAGATGGAAAGGTGATGGTATTGGATGAGCCCACAGCTCATCTGGATTTGGTGAATCGCTATGAAATCATGCACTTGCTTCGGGAGATATCCAAAAGTCAGGTGAAGTCAATTCTGGTGGTGACACATGATTTGGAGATTGCACTGGAAACAGCCGATAGATTTTGGTTGCTGAATTGCGGGACACCACTGATTTCTGGTTTACCGGAGGATTTGGTGATTTCGGGACAGATCAATCAGTTATTGCCGGGAGAGAATTTTCGGTTTAGCGTGGCAAAAGGAAGAATTGAATCGAAAAGGGAAGAATTGAAATTTGAGATTTCCGGGTCAAGTGAATTGGCTACATGGATTTCAAAAGCACTTGAAAAAGCTGGAATTAAGGAGTTGACAGAAGCTATTGATGTGAATAGTGATCCTTTTTACCTCAAGTACATGGGCAAAGAATTTCAGAGTGTAGAAGGGTTTTTGGACTTTTTGTCGCATGACTAA
- a CDS encoding iron ABC transporter permease translates to MKRNSSFLLLLAALVVLIFSFLLNVSLGSVSISPGEILTGIFTGDWVKASREQIIMNYRIPKALVAVLAGVGLSISGLQMQTFFRNPLAGPFVLGISSGAGLGVAILMLAGSAFGIAAFGGVISPWAIAIAGTLGASLVLLSVSLVAWKVKDSMTLLIVGLMFGSTVSAVISVLSYFSGAEALKLFTIWSMGSVGGLVWDQVWVLGLVIVLGIVPVIASVKSYNGMLLGESYAKSMGINPDRLRWLMILSTGLLAGSITAFCGPIAFIGIAVPHLARMVWKTPDHGVLFPASALIGASLLLLCDAVGQLPGSAQTLPINAVTSLVGAPIVISLVLRKNFSKEF, encoded by the coding sequence ATGAAAAGAAATAGCTCATTTCTACTTCTATTGGCCGCCTTGGTTGTATTGATTTTCAGTTTTCTGCTGAATGTCAGTTTGGGATCTGTTTCCATTTCACCAGGTGAGATTCTTACTGGGATTTTCACTGGAGATTGGGTGAAAGCTTCCAGGGAACAGATAATCATGAATTATAGAATTCCCAAGGCTTTGGTAGCAGTTCTTGCGGGGGTAGGGTTAAGTATCAGTGGGCTTCAGATGCAGACTTTTTTTAGAAACCCGCTGGCAGGACCTTTTGTGCTGGGAATCAGTTCAGGAGCAGGATTGGGTGTTGCTATTTTGATGTTGGCTGGGTCAGCTTTTGGTATTGCTGCCTTTGGGGGGGTGATTAGCCCCTGGGCAATAGCTATTGCGGGTACCTTAGGGGCAAGTTTGGTCTTGCTTTCTGTCAGTTTAGTTGCCTGGAAGGTGAAGGACAGTATGACGCTGTTGATCGTAGGCCTGATGTTTGGATCCACAGTATCTGCCGTGATTTCGGTACTGTCCTATTTCTCCGGTGCAGAGGCATTGAAATTGTTCACTATATGGTCCATGGGAAGTGTGGGAGGATTGGTATGGGATCAGGTTTGGGTATTAGGTTTGGTGATAGTGTTGGGTATTGTTCCCGTCATTGCTTCTGTCAAATCCTATAATGGCATGCTTTTAGGAGAAAGTTATGCAAAAAGTATGGGGATCAACCCAGACCGTTTGCGTTGGCTGATGATCCTGAGTACGGGGCTTTTGGCAGGAAGCATCACAGCGTTCTGCGGGCCTATAGCTTTTATCGGGATTGCTGTACCCCATCTGGCTAGAATGGTGTGGAAAACGCCTGATCATGGGGTCCTTTTTCCGGCTTCTGCACTTATCGGAGCGAGTTTGCTCCTGCTCTGTGATGCAGTAGGCCAGCTCCCAGGGTCTGCCCAGACGCTTCCGATTAATGCGGTGACCTCACTAGTTGGCGCTCCAATAGTCATCAGTTTGGTACTTAGGAAGAACTTCAGCAAAGAATTTTAG
- a CDS encoding ABC transporter substrate-binding protein — translation MYSRNSVKNHRFNFLFTSLFVFISISFSGCKKKVSEKVDTLEKLDLNYASGFTISRGNDFWEVEVTQAWTGADRVFNYLILEENASKPAGDFDAVIQLPVEKVILTSTTQIPHLDMLDETKKLVGFPNLNLISSAKTWEQIDAGKVEDLGSGSSANTEMVIDLDPDWIMISTTGDNLKYLDLLEQAKIPALINGEYVEQHPLGRAEWIKFTGLLLGKYEEAKAVFDTVEKDYLEAENLSDSIVDSLRPTVLSGVLYQDVWYAPGSESWGANILENAGGSYVFSGQKGTGSAQLNYEYVLDNALEAGFWVGSADFPDLKTMGDSEPRYKAFKAFQSGNVFSYTQKRGRAGGLEYFELGYMRPDLILKDLIKILHPALLPDYELYFYQQLDEKK, via the coding sequence ATGTATTCAAGAAATTCTGTGAAAAACCATCGATTTAATTTTCTTTTTACTTCACTATTTGTATTTATAAGTATTTCTTTTTCAGGATGTAAAAAGAAAGTGAGTGAGAAGGTGGACACACTAGAGAAATTAGACTTAAACTATGCATCCGGCTTTACTATTTCTCGCGGAAATGATTTCTGGGAAGTAGAAGTTACACAAGCCTGGACTGGAGCAGACCGGGTTTTTAATTATTTAATATTGGAAGAAAATGCTTCTAAACCAGCGGGAGATTTTGATGCGGTTATCCAACTTCCCGTAGAAAAAGTAATCCTGACTTCTACTACCCAAATCCCGCATTTGGACATGCTGGATGAAACGAAAAAGCTGGTCGGATTTCCCAACCTAAACCTGATTTCATCAGCAAAAACCTGGGAGCAAATTGATGCGGGAAAGGTAGAGGATCTAGGTTCTGGGTCTTCGGCAAATACAGAAATGGTGATCGATTTAGATCCCGATTGGATTATGATTTCCACCACGGGAGATAACCTCAAGTACCTGGATTTGCTGGAGCAAGCTAAGATTCCTGCATTGATCAACGGTGAATATGTGGAGCAGCATCCACTTGGCAGGGCTGAATGGATCAAATTCACCGGTCTTCTTCTGGGAAAATATGAGGAAGCTAAAGCTGTATTCGATACAGTTGAAAAGGACTATTTGGAAGCTGAAAATCTGAGTGATTCGATTGTTGATTCGCTACGACCAACTGTGTTGAGTGGAGTGCTATATCAGGATGTTTGGTATGCTCCCGGAAGTGAAAGCTGGGGAGCGAATATCCTCGAAAATGCCGGAGGGAGCTATGTTTTCTCAGGTCAGAAAGGTACAGGATCTGCGCAGTTGAATTATGAATATGTGCTGGACAATGCACTGGAAGCTGGTTTTTGGGTAGGTTCTGCTGATTTTCCTGATTTGAAGACTATGGGGGATTCAGAGCCCCGATACAAAGCGTTTAAAGCTTTTCAGTCTGGAAATGTGTTTTCTTATACACAGAAGCGGGGGAGAGCGGGCGGACTGGAATATTTTGAGTTGGGCTACATGCGGCCGGATCTGATCCTCAAAGATCTGATCAAAATCCTTCATCCGGCTTTGCTTCCAGACTATGAGTTGTATTTTTATCAGCAACTCGATGAAAAGAAATAG